In a single window of the Thermofilum uzonense genome:
- a CDS encoding peptidase associated/transthyretin-like domain-containing protein, translating into MADWLRIRGNTSIAVVFEHVPVKVVVYSDLEGARAVVNGSSVALPAELEVPWGSVLVVEQAPVEGYEALNGTVTLRALGDVEVRLAYRKVRFVARFLNVLVPVKVNATGRVYAGNFTLAFNRSHTVAVEPYGVDDAGCAPFNQTHKVCLHGWLRRSTNETLRVRYLYVNLTGDEVFDQLQVYTKASYDAAVIEVLVGNTTVKTIAWPAASLMVVPFRAEYEYVGNGWFHVKGDDWGFYIKMPPWRRIRVYVNYTAVQRGGGEIVGRIAVVVCNGPVYLDIGTAYGSIPLTAFTIDRRIVEVYDAALKQYNYDRRAMDVFFGYEREFQKYFLCYNLVENYQCSPGKTMAGPSTKIRPSWVSQGDLEFDGSGEAWIKIEILE; encoded by the coding sequence GTGGCTGACTGGCTAAGGATCAGGGGCAACACGAGCATCGCTGTTGTCTTCGAGCACGTGCCGGTAAAGGTCGTGGTCTACTCGGATTTAGAGGGTGCTAGAGCGGTGGTCAACGGGTCCAGCGTAGCGTTGCCCGCTGAGCTTGAGGTCCCGTGGGGAAGCGTGCTGGTGGTGGAGCAGGCCCCCGTGGAGGGCTACGAGGCGCTCAACGGCACGGTGACGCTCAGGGCTCTGGGAGACGTGGAGGTTAGGCTCGCCTACAGGAAGGTCAGGTTCGTGGCCCGCTTCCTCAACGTCCTCGTCCCCGTCAAGGTGAACGCCACGGGCAGGGTCTACGCGGGCAACTTCACCCTAGCCTTCAACCGGTCCCACACCGTCGCCGTGGAGCCCTACGGCGTCGACGACGCGGGCTGCGCGCCGTTCAACCAGACGCATAAGGTGTGCCTCCACGGCTGGCTGAGGAGGTCCACCAACGAGACGCTGAGGGTGAGGTACCTCTACGTGAACTTGACGGGCGACGAGGTCTTCGATCAGCTCCAAGTCTACACGAAGGCAAGCTACGACGCCGCCGTGATAGAGGTCCTCGTCGGCAACACCACGGTGAAGACGATTGCTTGGCCGGCCGCCTCGCTGATGGTCGTGCCCTTCAGGGCGGAGTACGAGTACGTGGGCAACGGCTGGTTCCACGTGAAGGGGGACGACTGGGGCTTCTACATCAAGATGCCGCCTTGGAGGAGGATAAGGGTCTACGTGAACTACACCGCGGTGCAGAGGGGGGGAGGAGAGATAGTAGGCCGCATCGCGGTGGTGGTCTGCAACGGCCCTGTCTACCTGGACATCGGCACGGCTTACGGCTCGATCCCGCTCACCGCCTTCACGATCGACAGGAGGATAGTGGAGGTGTACGACGCCGCGCTGAAGCAGTACAACTATGACAGGAGGGCCATGGACGTGTTCTTCGGGTACGAGCGGGAGTTCCAAAAGTACTTCCTCTGCTACAACCTCGTCGAGAACTACCAGTGCAGCCCCGGCAAGACGATGGCCGGCCCGAGCACGAAAATCAGGCCCAGCTGGGTCTCCCAGGGAGACCTGGAATTCGATGGTAGCGGGGAGGCCTGGATAAAGATCGAGATACTGGAGTAG
- a CDS encoding M24 family metallopeptidase, protein METYKRHVEKLLKILTDKNLKAALVFNPANIFYFTGTDAPSATLIFEDSRVVSISSRLEYLRAVEEHLIGEVYAFSRATEVAEYEKIIQGDLYESIKKLLEGMTPERIGVVGGSADLRQKLTEKIGPGFQDLSREVSLLRRQKDLDELERIKSAIRIGEYAMSKALNALEKGVTEYEVVAEVLYAIHRNNATPSFDPIVAFGEHASHPHAKPSRRELQEGDVVKIDLGARVQGYCSDMTRTVIFGRVSTKQERIIKAVHRAQERAIEALRAGVRAREVHMEAYRILKEEGLHNYFNHGLGHGVGIEIHEEPYLNAETEAELLVGDIVTVEPGVYMAGYLGVRIEDMILVKEEGTELLTYFPKDYII, encoded by the coding sequence ATGGAAACTTATAAGAGGCACGTTGAAAAACTCCTGAAAATTCTCACCGATAAAAACCTCAAAGCTGCTTTGGTATTTAATCCAGCGAATATCTTTTACTTCACTGGGACAGATGCTCCCTCCGCAACTTTGATATTCGAGGATTCGCGTGTTGTTTCTATTTCAAGCAGGCTGGAATATCTCAGAGCTGTCGAGGAACACTTGATAGGAGAGGTGTATGCCTTTTCCCGAGCTACTGAGGTTGCCGAATACGAAAAGATTATACAGGGTGATCTCTACGAATCCATCAAGAAATTATTGGAAGGAATGACGCCTGAGCGAATAGGCGTTGTGGGGGGTAGCGCTGATCTCAGGCAAAAGCTCACCGAGAAGATAGGCCCAGGCTTTCAAGATCTTTCAAGAGAAGTTTCCCTCCTACGCAGACAAAAAGACTTAGACGAGCTTGAGCGGATCAAGTCGGCTATAAGAATCGGCGAATATGCGATGTCTAAGGCTCTTAATGCGCTCGAGAAAGGCGTAACGGAATATGAGGTTGTAGCAGAGGTGCTGTATGCCATTCATAGAAATAATGCAACCCCCTCCTTTGACCCTATAGTCGCCTTTGGTGAGCATGCATCTCATCCTCACGCAAAGCCAAGTAGGAGAGAACTCCAGGAGGGTGATGTCGTTAAAATCGATCTGGGGGCACGTGTGCAAGGATACTGTAGCGATATGACAAGAACCGTGATCTTTGGAAGAGTATCTACTAAACAGGAAAGGATAATAAAAGCTGTTCATAGAGCTCAGGAGAGGGCAATTGAAGCTTTGCGAGCCGGTGTGAGGGCTAGAGAAGTGCACATGGAAGCCTATAGGATCTTGAAAGAGGAGGGGCTTCACAACTATTTTAATCATGGCTTAGGGCATGGTGTGGGCATTGAGATACATGAAGAGCCTTATCTAAATGCTGAGACTGAGGCTGAGTTGCTTGTAGGAGACATCGTAACCGTAGAGCCTGGAGTCTACATGGCTGGTTATCTCGGTGTGCGTATAGAAGACATGATTTTAGTTAAAGAAGAGGGCACCGAACTCTTAACTTATTTCCCGAAAGATTACATTATTTAG
- a CDS encoding endonuclease dU encodes MIHLTKPAFRVLGVAECFNKRQKKSVQAAVSYRRDGIIDGFYLTWTRVGGLDATEKIIQLVKSTGRRDFNLIMLNGCIISWFNIVDIYRVYEELSLPVLCLSYEESEGLERYLRDYFPGDEERLQMYYKLGERKLVYIRRTRSYVYVRSVGLDESETREVLNLVTLHGKIPEPLRLAQSLARTVHEFLNSNDPSFLNE; translated from the coding sequence ATGATTCATCTGACCAAACCAGCTTTTCGGGTTCTCGGTGTTGCCGAGTGCTTCAATAAAAGGCAGAAGAAGTCTGTTCAGGCTGCCGTATCGTACAGGCGTGACGGAATAATCGACGGGTTCTATCTAACATGGACTAGGGTAGGTGGTCTTGATGCAACCGAGAAGATAATTCAACTTGTTAAAAGCACAGGAAGAAGGGACTTTAACCTTATAATGCTTAATGGTTGCATTATAAGTTGGTTCAACATCGTTGACATATATCGCGTTTACGAGGAACTGAGCTTACCCGTTCTATGCCTCAGTTATGAAGAATCTGAGGGTTTAGAACGGTATCTGAGAGATTATTTCCCAGGAGACGAAGAAAGGCTACAGATGTATTATAAACTTGGTGAAAGAAAACTAGTCTATATTCGAAGGACTAGAAGCTACGTGTATGTCCGGTCAGTAGGCCTAGATGAGAGCGAGACAAGAGAAGTACTAAACCTGGTTACTCTGCACGGCAAAATACCTGAACCTTTGCGATTAGCTCAGAGTCTAGCACGTACTGTTCACGAGTTTTTGAATTCCAACGACCCCTCGTTTTTAAACGAATAA
- the mtnA gene encoding S-methyl-5-thioribose-1-phosphate isomerase: MLRLPRTIEWKDGIVRLINQKELPDRLIYIETSDWRRVAKAIKDMEIRGAPAIGVAAGYALALFAYHWRGESLESFKRELFQAAEEVKKTRPTAVNLFWAVERILSKASQVSSIDEARRSIIEEAINIHKEDERANRRIGEIGAELIEDGDTIITVCNAGSLATSYWGTATAPMYVAREQGKNIRVIALETRPYLQGARLTAWELSQAGIDVVIATDNSIGILAMREKISLAIVGADRVTRIGWVANKLGTYPLALVSRVHNIPFYVAAPTSTLDLKSKDPTDFEIEKRDPSEVLYWKGTRIAPEGVNAIYYAFDLTPPQLITGIITEAGIIYPPYEKNIPRTLQRV, from the coding sequence ATGCTAAGACTCCCAAGAACTATTGAGTGGAAAGACGGTATAGTGAGACTAATAAACCAAAAGGAATTACCGGATAGGCTCATCTATATCGAGACCTCTGACTGGAGAAGGGTTGCCAAAGCTATAAAGGACATGGAAATACGAGGTGCACCAGCAATAGGTGTTGCTGCAGGCTACGCACTGGCTCTTTTTGCATACCACTGGCGGGGAGAGTCCCTCGAATCTTTCAAACGTGAGCTATTCCAGGCGGCTGAGGAAGTTAAGAAAACCCGTCCTACAGCTGTTAATCTCTTCTGGGCTGTGGAGCGAATATTAAGTAAGGCAAGCCAGGTCTCGAGCATTGACGAGGCTAGAAGATCAATCATCGAGGAGGCGATAAACATCCATAAAGAGGATGAGCGGGCCAACCGACGTATAGGCGAGATAGGAGCGGAGCTAATAGAGGATGGAGACACCATTATTACGGTTTGCAATGCTGGATCGCTTGCTACCAGTTACTGGGGTACCGCTACAGCTCCGATGTACGTTGCTAGAGAGCAAGGTAAAAATATAAGGGTAATTGCGCTTGAGACGCGTCCCTATCTCCAGGGAGCTAGATTAACCGCATGGGAACTTAGCCAGGCAGGAATCGACGTTGTCATAGCTACGGATAATAGCATTGGGATTCTTGCCATGAGGGAAAAGATTTCCCTAGCCATCGTTGGAGCAGACAGGGTGACACGCATAGGATGGGTCGCCAACAAGCTGGGAACATATCCTCTAGCACTAGTATCCCGTGTTCACAATATTCCGTTCTACGTAGCAGCGCCTACAAGTACCCTGGACTTAAAGTCAAAGGATCCTACGGACTTCGAGATCGAAAAACGCGACCCGTCTGAGGTATTATACTGGAAGGGGACCAGAATAGCGCCCGAGGGCGTAAATGCTATATACTATGCCTTTGATCTAACGCCACCACAGCTTATAACCGGGATAATAACGGAAGCCGGTATAATCTATCCTCCTTACGAGAAAAATATACCAAGGACTCTCCAACGCGTTTAA
- the rplX gene encoding 50S ribosomal protein L24 encodes MQRAVSSKPTKVRKREVYTAPLHVRSKRIIAPLSKELREKLGVRRVRVRKGDRVLIVRGSFKGHEGKVVRVNIKKERIYVEGAVLRKADGTEVPFPIHPSKVIIIELDLSDKRRKELFGKGASGGGS; translated from the coding sequence ATGCAACGTGCAGTCTCGTCAAAACCAACTAAGGTGCGGAAGAGAGAAGTCTATACTGCTCCACTGCATGTACGGTCTAAACGTATTATAGCACCTCTCTCTAAGGAGTTACGTGAGAAACTAGGTGTTCGAAGAGTACGTGTTAGAAAGGGAGACAGGGTTTTGATAGTTCGTGGGTCTTTTAAAGGACATGAAGGGAAGGTTGTACGGGTTAACATAAAAAAAGAACGTATTTACGTCGAAGGCGCGGTTCTGCGGAAAGCCGACGGCACAGAGGTTCCGTTTCCTATTCATCCCTCCAAGGTCATTATAATCGAGCTTGACCTGTCCGACAAACGTAGAAAGGAGCTTTTCGGCAAAGGTGCCTCTGGTGGTGGCTCATGA
- a CDS encoding 30S ribosomal protein S4e, which translates to MTRKIKSSLRHLRRSVAPPFWPIKRKEYVWTVKPKPGPHAINKSIPLGIVLRDFLGYVTTMKEARRVLGERKISVDGRIVTDYKFPIGLMDLIHIIPEDKYYRVVPDKTNMFKLVEVSKDEAGHKLARIIRKQTVKGGGIQITLHDGRNLLLANNDQSRSLRVLDSVLITVPNQSLVSHIPLKEGVMAVVTEGRHTGFIGRVQTIQQVFKRRKSIVVLKGENGEEIRTILEYILPVGQDKPLITIR; encoded by the coding sequence ATGACGAGGAAGATAAAGAGTAGCTTGAGACATTTGAGAAGGTCGGTTGCACCGCCTTTTTGGCCAATTAAGAGAAAAGAGTATGTCTGGACTGTGAAGCCTAAGCCGGGCCCTCATGCTATTAATAAGAGCATTCCTCTGGGAATCGTATTGAGGGATTTCCTTGGCTATGTAACTACAATGAAAGAGGCTAGGAGGGTTCTGGGGGAAAGGAAAATATCTGTCGATGGGAGGATTGTTACGGATTATAAGTTCCCTATAGGATTAATGGATTTGATACATATTATCCCGGAGGACAAATACTATAGGGTTGTTCCCGATAAGACAAACATGTTCAAGCTCGTTGAGGTTTCCAAGGATGAGGCTGGGCACAAGTTGGCCCGGATTATTAGAAAGCAAACAGTAAAAGGTGGGGGGATACAGATCACACTTCACGATGGCAGGAACCTCTTGCTGGCAAACAACGATCAATCTAGAAGCCTGAGGGTCCTAGATTCCGTCCTGATTACCGTTCCTAACCAATCTCTAGTTAGTCATATCCCATTAAAAGAGGGTGTGATGGCAGTTGTAACGGAGGGAAGACATACCGGCTTTATCGGCAGGGTTCAGACAATTCAGCAGGTGTTCAAAAGGAGGAAGTCCATAGTGGTTCTGAAAGGCGAGAATGGGGAAGAAATTAGGACTATTCTTGAATACATCCTACCTGTAGGTCAAGACAAGCCTTTGATCACGATAAGGTGA
- a CDS encoding 50S ribosomal protein L5 — MKGVPVMETGHPMRRIFIAKVVVNIGVGEGGERLAKAAKLLEELTGQKPSLRRARKSIKDFGVRKGENIAAMVTLRGEKAISFLKKAFAAVENRISESSIDRHGNFAFGVREHILVPGVKYDPEVGIFGFDVIVGMERPGYRVKRRRRKKSKIGRNHYVTKEETIAFLEKVLGVQVIRTKR; from the coding sequence ATGAAAGGAGTCCCAGTTATGGAAACGGGTCACCCAATGCGCAGGATTTTCATAGCTAAAGTAGTTGTCAACATAGGAGTTGGAGAAGGTGGAGAGAGGCTTGCTAAGGCAGCTAAGCTCCTAGAAGAGCTCACGGGACAAAAGCCCTCGCTACGTCGGGCCAGAAAAAGCATAAAGGATTTCGGTGTCAGGAAAGGCGAGAATATAGCCGCGATGGTTACGCTAAGAGGTGAAAAAGCGATAAGTTTCTTGAAGAAGGCTTTTGCGGCTGTTGAGAACAGGATAAGCGAGTCAAGCATTGATCGTCACGGTAATTTCGCCTTTGGTGTTCGAGAGCACATACTTGTCCCTGGCGTGAAGTATGATCCTGAAGTAGGAATATTCGGATTCGACGTCATTGTTGGAATGGAGCGCCCCGGTTATCGTGTAAAGCGGAGAAGAAGAAAGAAATCCAAAATTGGAAGAAACCATTACGTCACAAAGGAAGAGACGATAGCCTTTTTAGAAAAAGTTTTAGGCGTTCAGGTTATACGAACAAAGAGGTGA
- a CDS encoding 30S ribosomal protein S14: MQLAKLHPPKKRKYGKGSRMCVRCGTHEAVIRMYGLNLCRRCFREVAEEIGFKKYS; the protein is encoded by the coding sequence ATGCAATTGGCGAAACTACATCCACCTAAGAAGCGCAAATATGGAAAGGGTAGCAGGATGTGCGTGCGCTGCGGAACACACGAAGCAGTGATACGCATGTACGGTCTTAACCTGTGTCGACGTTGTTTCCGGGAAGTAGCAGAAGAAATCGGCTTTAAGAAGTACTCTTAG
- a CDS encoding 30S ribosomal protein S8, with the protein MIMDTLANALATIQNNEARGHKECVIYPSSKLIARVLNVLKQNGYIEDFEYINDGRGGKFIVKLNGRINKCGAIKPRFSVKKDEYTKWEQEYLPSRDIGILVVSTPYGVMSHREAQAKNLGGILLAFVY; encoded by the coding sequence ATGATAATGGATACGCTGGCTAATGCTCTTGCAACAATACAAAACAATGAAGCTAGAGGTCATAAGGAATGCGTTATATATCCTTCATCCAAACTTATTGCACGAGTTTTAAATGTTTTGAAGCAGAACGGCTATATCGAGGACTTCGAATACATTAATGATGGTCGCGGAGGAAAGTTCATTGTTAAACTCAATGGTCGTATAAACAAGTGTGGAGCAATCAAACCCAGGTTCTCTGTTAAAAAGGACGAGTACACGAAATGGGAGCAGGAGTATTTACCCTCGAGAGACATTGGAATTCTCGTCGTGTCCACACCCTACGGCGTCATGAGTCATCGAGAAGCACAAGCTAAGAATCTTGGAGGGATCTTATTAGCTTTCGTCTATTAG
- a CDS encoding 50S ribosomal protein L32e codes for MSSENVEGKEKKKEKTRIKPRLDKETIKSLKLRSILSAKRPRFIRMNSWIIKRLDDSWRSPRRSLDNKIRLQRKGFPPLVKIGYRGPFSVRNLHPSGFKEIIVHNPQELEGIDPSTQAVRIASTVGRRKRIEIIKKAEEKGIRILNAGGVE; via the coding sequence ATGAGCAGTGAAAATGTCGAAGGGAAAGAGAAGAAAAAAGAGAAAACCAGGATTAAACCAAGGCTAGATAAAGAAACAATAAAGAGCTTAAAGCTTAGGTCGATACTATCGGCCAAAAGACCTCGTTTCATCAGGATGAACTCTTGGATAATTAAAAGGCTAGACGACTCATGGAGAAGCCCCCGCAGGAGTCTAGACAACAAAATAAGACTTCAAAGGAAGGGCTTCCCTCCACTTGTTAAAATCGGATATAGGGGGCCCTTCTCTGTACGGAACCTTCATCCTTCGGGCTTCAAGGAGATCATAGTCCATAATCCTCAGGAACTCGAAGGGATAGATCCTAGTACCCAAGCTGTAAGAATCGCATCCACAGTAGGTAGACGTAAACGAATCGAAATAATTAAAAAGGCTGAAGAGAAGGGAATCCGTATACTCAACGCAGGAGGTGTTGAATAA
- a CDS encoding 50S ribosomal protein L19e, with product MDVSVARRLAASVLKVGESRVWIDPERLEEVSAAITREDVRRLIKDGVIKALPPSTPSRGRLRIRKSKKRGKGPGSKKGPRIDEKAVWIARVRSQRRYLKALKAKGLIDRKSFWRVYKLVKGGTFRSLSHLKLYLSEHKLVKVKESA from the coding sequence ATGGATGTAAGTGTGGCTCGAAGGTTAGCCGCTTCAGTTCTCAAAGTAGGGGAAAGCAGGGTATGGATTGACCCAGAGAGGTTAGAGGAAGTTTCAGCGGCTATAACTCGAGAAGATGTTCGTCGGCTAATAAAAGACGGAGTTATAAAGGCTCTACCGCCATCAACTCCTTCTAGAGGACGCTTGAGAATCCGCAAATCAAAGAAAAGAGGAAAGGGTCCTGGAAGCAAAAAGGGTCCACGCATAGATGAAAAGGCTGTTTGGATAGCGCGTGTACGATCGCAGAGAAGGTATCTCAAGGCGTTAAAAGCTAAAGGACTAATAGATAGGAAGAGTTTTTGGAGGGTTTACAAGCTAGTAAAGGGTGGAACTTTCAGGAGTCTATCCCATCTTAAGCTCTACCTTTCTGAGCATAAATTGGTAAAGGTGAAAGAAAGTGCCTAA
- a CDS encoding 50S ribosomal protein L18, with product MPKTSTYRLPLKRRRLGITNYYKRRKLILSKKPRLVVRVLSRTIIVQLVKVHPKGDITLVSSHSKELLRYGWKGGSKNTPAAYLLGFLAALKAQQKGIKEAVLDIGLHRPVKGARVFAVAKGAIDGGLKIPADNEIFPDESRIKGEHIASYAKDLKEKNPELYKARFSEYLSQGLEPENIPEHFEEIKNSILKTFKEGKSI from the coding sequence GTGCCTAAAACCTCAACATACAGGTTACCATTGAAAAGACGTAGGCTGGGAATTACAAATTACTATAAACGTAGAAAGTTAATACTTTCCAAGAAGCCACGGTTGGTTGTAAGAGTTTTGTCGAGGACTATAATCGTCCAACTGGTAAAGGTGCATCCGAAAGGTGATATAACGCTTGTATCATCTCACTCGAAAGAACTGTTAAGGTACGGGTGGAAGGGAGGCTCAAAGAACACTCCTGCAGCTTATCTTTTAGGTTTCCTTGCGGCCCTAAAGGCCCAGCAAAAAGGCATCAAAGAGGCAGTCCTCGACATAGGACTACATAGACCTGTTAAAGGTGCGCGTGTTTTCGCCGTCGCGAAGGGAGCGATCGATGGCGGGCTGAAGATCCCCGCAGACAACGAAATTTTCCCTGACGAGAGTCGTATAAAAGGAGAGCACATAGCAAGCTATGCCAAAGATCTCAAAGAAAAGAATCCAGAGCTCTACAAGGCACGCTTTTCGGAATACCTCTCCCAAGGCCTCGAACCTGAGAACATTCCAGAGCACTTCGAGGAAATCAAAAACAGCATCTTGAAGACGTTCAAAGAGGGTAAAAGTATTTAA
- a CDS encoding 30S ribosomal protein S5 has translation MSLGSWVPRTYVGRLVAEGKIKSIDEIFSRNLPIREVEIIDALLPDLKFEVLNVNFVQRQTDSGEVSQYQVTVAVGNENGYVGIGMGKSKHIGTAIDKAVKRAKLNLIPVRRGCGSWECLCGQPHSVPFKVEGKSGSVRVVLLPAPKGVGIVASDVAKTVLRLAGINDVWSRSFGETRTTHNMAKAVYEALKATYKVHTPDMW, from the coding sequence ATGTCGCTAGGGAGTTGGGTTCCTCGAACCTATGTTGGAAGACTCGTAGCGGAGGGTAAAATAAAATCCATAGATGAGATTTTTTCAAGGAATCTACCTATAAGGGAAGTTGAAATAATTGACGCTCTACTACCTGATCTAAAGTTTGAAGTACTAAATGTCAACTTCGTCCAACGCCAGACAGACTCGGGTGAGGTTAGCCAGTACCAGGTTACAGTAGCGGTGGGAAACGAGAATGGTTATGTTGGTATTGGAATGGGCAAATCTAAGCATATAGGCACTGCCATAGACAAGGCGGTAAAAAGGGCCAAGCTCAACCTAATTCCAGTAAGAAGGGGCTGTGGGAGCTGGGAGTGTCTTTGCGGTCAGCCCCATAGCGTGCCCTTCAAGGTTGAGGGTAAGAGTGGGAGTGTCAGAGTTGTGCTATTACCTGCACCTAAGGGTGTAGGTATAGTTGCCTCTGACGTGGCGAAGACGGTTTTAAGGCTAGCCGGTATAAACGATGTATGGTCAAGGTCCTTCGGCGAGACGCGAACAACTCACAACATGGCAAAGGCGGTATATGAGGCTCTCAAGGCAACCTATAAGGTTCACACCCCTGATATGTGGTGA
- a CDS encoding 50S ribosomal protein L30, whose protein sequence is MTLLFVLRIRGKPDRTPDEEKALELLRLHKTWHATLVQDTPSIRGMLEKSLNSVVTYGEIRHEVLAQLLKKYGRLEGNKRLTEEYLKSIGYDSFETLASALIEGKVKFEEIPGLKPVFRLHPPSGGFRGTIKKNFKARGVTGYMGEEINNLLLKIL, encoded by the coding sequence ATGACCCTGCTGTTCGTCTTGAGAATTAGGGGCAAACCTGATAGAACTCCGGACGAGGAGAAGGCACTGGAACTATTAAGGCTTCACAAAACATGGCATGCAACACTTGTCCAGGATACTCCTTCAATTAGAGGCATGCTTGAAAAAAGTCTCAACAGCGTGGTTACGTATGGAGAGATCCGCCACGAGGTTCTAGCTCAGTTACTGAAGAAATACGGAAGACTCGAAGGCAATAAAAGGCTTACAGAGGAATACCTCAAATCAATAGGCTACGACAGCTTTGAGACGCTTGCCAGTGCACTAATAGAGGGTAAGGTTAAGTTCGAGGAAATACCAGGTCTTAAACCCGTCTTCAGGCTACATCCACCCTCAGGTGGCTTCCGAGGAACTATTAAAAAGAATTTCAAAGCTAGGGGAGTAACGGGCTACATGGGGGAAGAGATAAACAACCTTCTCCTGAAAATTTTATAA
- a CDS encoding uL15m family ribosomal protein: MVRRKERKSKYFRGSRTHGWGRVAQHRRSGRKGGRGFVGYHKHKWSWTVKYAPDLYGSYGFKRHPSIVVQYATINVGVLDERLEKLVEAGLASKSGDKYFVDLSKLGINKLTGSGRISKKVVVTVAKATDKALQKIKEAGGDVLIPGDEN; encoded by the coding sequence TTGGTCAGACGAAAAGAGAGGAAAAGCAAGTATTTCCGTGGAAGCCGAACTCACGGATGGGGTAGGGTGGCCCAGCACCGTCGTAGTGGAAGAAAGGGTGGGCGTGGCTTCGTCGGGTATCACAAACATAAGTGGAGTTGGACTGTGAAGTATGCTCCAGACCTTTACGGGTCTTATGGCTTCAAGCGCCACCCTTCGATCGTTGTCCAATACGCTACGATTAACGTTGGCGTTTTGGATGAGCGGCTAGAAAAGTTGGTTGAAGCAGGTTTAGCCTCAAAAAGTGGAGATAAATACTTTGTTGATCTGTCAAAGCTGGGGATAAACAAGCTAACAGGCTCCGGGAGGATCAGCAAAAAAGTTGTCGTAACTGTCGCGAAGGCTACTGATAAGGCTTTACAGAAGATAAAAGAAGCCGGTGGAGATGTTTTAATTCCAGGTGACGAAAATTGA